The nucleotide window GAATGAAATACTTATCAGAAACCAATCTATACCAAAGTTTACACACAGTTTTGCTCCTGAAAAGTGACTTAATCGGCAGCCTCGAAAGAATTTGAAGGACGACTTCGTCCGGGAAAAAGCCATGTCTTTGCGAATTCATGGTCAGATTTCAACCAATATATATACAAGATCCAATATACCCAGTTTCATAAATTAGGAAAAAGATGATGAATTTGCTTACCCAGATGAGAATTCCGAGGTGGGTACCTGAATAAACTGCGTTCGACGCATTGGGATCAGGTGGGTTCTCAGTTCAAGTTGCGCCATTTTTGTTCGTTTTGACCCAAAAAGGTTGAGGAAAAGAGCATCTTTGATTCTATTCGGGGAATATATAAGTATACAGAAGATGGGGATCGTTGGGTTTATGGGTTGGAAGTGGGAACGGGGATTTACAAAGGATTGGAAGCAAAATTTCAAGGATCTGTGGATAAAAAGTGGAGTTTCATGATAACTTATAACGGcagtgattgagtttcagaaatGATGGGCTTCTGGGCTCTTAAGATACTGACCAGTTGGGCCAACAGATTGGGCGACCCAAGTGTTCTACCGTTACTTTtcataaacaaattaaaattaaaataaaactttTTTGCTCCAACTTTTTATAACTCTGTGTTCGACGAACGATACGATTAGTTTAGCGGTATTTCTCATTCACACAcaccacatatatatatttagtacTCGTGTGTTTCTTTTATCATTATTGAAGTCATTTTCGTCTTTTGGATGTTAAATTGTCTATGTTGGCGGTTCTTGCCGTTGAACCTATCTTTATTCGTGTATTTTATGTCTAGCCCGATCTCATCATTATATATTACTTGTCTCAACTTCATTCGTGTGTATTTGCTTTAACTAACGAGATGTGATGTCAAATGAATCGAAATGACTAGCTTGGCAGAAGTAAATGCCATCGAACACGTGAACCAAATTTGAGTTCATTTTGCAAATGTTTATTCACCTCAGGCAGTCATTTGTGAAGTGGAAGTAAATCTTATTCACAATTCTTAAGGACAAGATTAACTATAAGGATATAGGTGCATAATCAGGATTACTCATCGTTTGTTTAGAAGCACTAAAGATTCCAGATTGCAGAATAACTTGCTCAGTTAGACACTGTCAACAAAACATTCTGATTTTATGATTCAAGACATGTAAAATGCAAATCtcaacaaaacagaagaaatttCGTACTCATGAAGAAGAAACTTAAATTCGATAAAGCAGATATGACATTAATCACAAGGTAAATCTCCATAATAAATAACATTTGGAGCAGTTGTTAGTTGTTCCTGATCATTTTTCTACGTTAAACACAAGCATATCGAACAAAGCTACTAAACACAAGCATTTTTCTACGTTAAACACAAGCATATCGAACAGCCTACAAGACTCCTCAGATTGTTTTGTTGTCTCCTTTTGCCTAGCAGAAATCCTTGCAATAACTTGGATATCAGGAAACCTGTATCAATGAGAAAGGCTCTTATAAGTGATGCTATCTCAGATCTTACATCACACACATGCAATGTATTCTTAACGGGCAAACACAATAAAGCCAAAAATCAGAAGCATTGCCTATTTGTTTTGAAACTTACCATTACAACCCATAGAAGTCCTGGCATGGATCCATTACCCAATGCCCGTTACACCAGTCCTGATGAAGCCTCAAATTGGAATGCTTGAACTCTAATTCCTCATTGGTGGAGCTGAAATACACCATGTACTTTGAGCCGGTCAGAGCTTTGGAAATGGATCCTTCCCACCATCCCTCATTGTACCAAGCATCGACTTTCTGAAGAACTTTGAATTGGACAAGTTGTGGAAGTGGAGGAGGACAAGGCCTAATGTGACTTGAAGATGCTTCTTCTCTCAAGCGCTGGGTTCTATCATCAGTTACCAGGGACACGTATTCCACCAGGAACTTGTCTTTTCCAATGTAGTCAACTATTCTAGCAGTGTACCAAGCATCCTTGTAACCCTCCTCATCACTGCTGACCTCCACCAGAGTCCCATTTTCAAAGTTTCTCCTCACAGTTTCCTTCTTGGCCTTTAATTTGAATCTTATCTTTCTGCATTTCACCACCCCAGATGACCTTTGCTGCAATTTAAGCTTTTTTAAAGTGAGCATACATCGATTACCCAGAAATGTATAACAAGAAAATACATAACAGCAAGTATTATCAAGCACTGAATTGCCAGAACATCAATATCAGAAAGAAAATATCACGAAGCAAACCATTATTGACACCATGTGCAATTTAAAATTGACTTTTAATTTAAATCATTTTCCTTCATGACCCAAGGCAGATTTTTTTAGGCTGATGGTCATTGCTTGGAAAACATTATTCTAATTGGACCACACAGAACAAATTCAATTTGAAAGCTATTCCATCTTGTACTTTCAAACATGAAGGAACAATCTAACTATTACTAATAGTGCCCGGTATTTGCATGAAATTTCCTGGTACCAGAAAACACCACAACCATAGACAAAATGAACTTCAACAAACAATACTGGCATTGCCCTGAAACACAAGACCGATACACTACAATTGCAAAGCAAACTTCAATAATTTCACAAGGAAATTAAAGATGCAGAACAAGAATCACAACCATACATAAAGCACCAGTGGCAATATTGAGAAAAAAACTATCCATTAACCAAAACAATTggagaagttaaaaaaaaaaaaaaaagtacctcTTCTGGAAGAGGAGGGACTGAAGACCGGTCATCCCACTCTCTGTGAAGCCTCAAATTAAACTGCTC belongs to Rosa chinensis cultivar Old Blush chromosome 4, RchiOBHm-V2, whole genome shotgun sequence and includes:
- the LOC112196766 gene encoding protein AGENET DOMAIN (AGD)-CONTAINING P1 isoform X2: MSETHFNKGDQVEVTTSVHGGSTGPYYPATVLRPVIKDKARILVQYQTLTAHGGGTKPLKEIVEVGNVRPMPPRELHRPFKVGDDVDAFRAKGWYRGTVREILENSKYLVVLDGKADLEFERDHFDLRVHREWDDGSWVPPLPQEQKSSGVVKCRKITLKIKDKKETMGANFGRGTLEDDEDDKEFESEQFNLRLHREWDDRSSVPPLPEEQRSSGVVKCRKIRFKLKAKKETVRRNFENGTLVEVSSDEEGYKDAWYTARIVDYIGKDKFLVEYVSLVTDDRTQRLREEASSSHIRPCPPPLPQLVQFKVLQKVDAWYNEGWWEGSISKALTGSKYMVYFSSTNEELEFKHSNLRLHQDWCNGHWVMDPCQDFYGL